The Rhizobium etli 8C-3 genome has a segment encoding these proteins:
- a CDS encoding cobalt-precorrin-6A reductase produces the protein MAKIRVLILGGTSEARALAQMLSKRAGFDILLSLAGRTEKPSVQPVPVRIGGFGGVEGLASFLRDGRFDILVDATHPFAARISANAVAAARLSGIAALALHRPEWIERPGDKWTASSNIAQAIAALGPVPRRVFLAIGRQEAHYAEAAAHHFYLVRSVDPVTPPLDIENAEYILDRGPFDVDAEAALFASHRIDAIVAKNSGGASTYAKIAAARHLGIEVFMIARAPAPAMRAVETVEEALGAIDQLFPPAIERGV, from the coding sequence ATGGCAAAAATCCGCGTGCTGATACTGGGCGGGACGAGCGAAGCGCGTGCCTTGGCACAGATGCTTTCCAAGAGGGCCGGCTTTGACATCCTGCTGTCCTTGGCCGGCCGCACAGAAAAACCCTCCGTCCAGCCTGTCCCCGTTCGTATTGGTGGTTTCGGCGGAGTGGAGGGCCTTGCTTCTTTCCTGCGCGACGGACGATTTGACATTCTCGTCGATGCGACACATCCCTTTGCCGCACGCATCTCGGCCAATGCCGTCGCCGCAGCGCGACTTTCCGGAATTGCGGCCCTTGCCCTCCACCGGCCCGAATGGATCGAGCGACCGGGTGACAAATGGACCGCGAGCAGTAACATCGCGCAGGCAATCGCCGCGCTTGGGCCCGTTCCCCGCCGCGTCTTTTTGGCGATCGGGCGTCAGGAGGCGCACTATGCCGAGGCGGCGGCACATCATTTCTATCTTGTTCGCAGCGTCGATCCCGTCACCCCGCCGCTCGATATCGAAAACGCCGAGTATATTCTCGATCGTGGCCCCTTCGATGTGGACGCCGAGGCCGCGCTTTTTGCCTCTCACCGCATCGATGCTATCGTCGCCAAAAACAGCGGCGGCGCTTCGACCTACGCAAAAATCGCGGCGGCTCGCCATCTCGGCATTGAAGTCTTCATGATCGCCCGTGCGCCCGCTCCTGCCATGAGAGCGGTCGAAACCGTCGAGGAAGCGCTTGGCGCGATCGATCAACTGTTTCCTCCCGCCATAGAACGGGGAGTATAG